The following coding sequences lie in one Planctomycetota bacterium genomic window:
- a CDS encoding heme-copper oxidase subunit III, giving the protein MARSGKAQAAKGWMALTLALGCVFLGVKGYEYNAKFAHGIHPAYPRSPIYEKADLMYGSAVRTRVDVLIKDRTNSVAPLLKKQEEFEAEAKTLKPGEKATKPALTDAEQEEVAQYKMLLNLKDRGGSSDLGEMVRLAAEIMPLPHHGSKESLHGLNDKYHWLKLPIVIPGGNMWASTYFVLTGFHAVHVLVGLIAFALMLTYRMDEHFAGAIENVGLYWHFVDLVWIFLFPLLYLF; this is encoded by the coding sequence ATGGCCCGCTCTGGCAAGGCCCAGGCCGCCAAGGGGTGGATGGCGCTGACGTTGGCGCTGGGGTGCGTGTTCTTGGGGGTGAAGGGCTACGAGTACAACGCCAAGTTCGCCCACGGCATTCACCCGGCCTATCCGCGCAGCCCGATCTACGAGAAGGCCGACCTGATGTATGGTTCGGCCGTTCGGACGCGCGTTGATGTGTTGATCAAGGATCGCACCAATAGCGTCGCGCCTTTGCTCAAAAAACAAGAAGAGTTCGAAGCCGAGGCCAAGACGCTCAAGCCGGGTGAAAAGGCCACGAAGCCTGCACTGACCGATGCCGAGCAGGAAGAGGTGGCGCAATACAAGATGTTGTTGAACCTGAAAGATCGTGGCGGCTCGTCCGATCTTGGCGAGATGGTGCGCCTGGCGGCGGAGATCATGCCGCTGCCCCACCACGGCTCCAAGGAGTCGCTGCACGGCTTAAATGACAAGTACCATTGGCTCAAGCTGCCGATCGTGATTCCGGGGGGCAACATGTGGGCCAGCACCTACTTTGTGCTGACGGGATTTCACGCTGTTCACGTGCTGGTCGGCCTGATCGCCTTTGCCCTGATGCTGACCTATCGGATGGATGAACACTTTGCCGGCGCGATCGAGAATGTTGGTCTGTACTGGCACTTTGTCGACCTGGTCTGGATCTTTCTGTTTCCTTTGTTGTACTTGTTCTAG
- a CDS encoding cytochrome C oxidase subunit IV family protein, which produces MDSTHDHGHHDAGHDAHGHGGLAKYIYVFIALCALTTCSFMTYSDFWHERWGDTPAVGWVFMMLVSCTKALLVMLFFMHLKSEADWKYVLTIPASIMSLFLVLALVPDVGLRMRRYSPERRAQIGTLKDATAIENAAPVHHDEAGKGPAAAGGHSGH; this is translated from the coding sequence ATGGATTCGACTCACGATCACGGTCACCACGACGCTGGGCACGACGCGCACGGCCACGGCGGCTTGGCCAAGTACATTTACGTCTTCATTGCGTTGTGCGCGCTGACAACTTGCTCGTTCATGACCTATTCCGACTTCTGGCACGAGCGCTGGGGCGACACGCCGGCGGTTGGCTGGGTGTTCATGATGCTCGTCTCATGCACCAAGGCCCTGTTGGTGATGCTGTTCTTCATGCACTTGAAATCCGAGGCCGACTGGAAGTACGTGCTGACGATTCCGGCTTCGATCATGTCGCTGTTCCTGGTGTTGGCCCTGGTGCCGGACGTCGGGTTGCGCATGCGCCGTTACTCGCCCGAACGCCGGGCCCAGATCGGCACCCTGAAAGACGCGACGGCGATCGAGAACGCCGCCCCGGTTCATCACGACGAAGCGGGCAAGGGACCTGCCGCCGCCGGCGGACACTCTGGTCACTAA
- a CDS encoding c-type cytochrome produces the protein MVSISLIQNRSTRWLGTACVALVSVALVAGCTKPLPVSFRLDKQGRDPKLFDPKAEGNQVAAEKKISTALYALFGTPDDPWVFAESGLDIYKIRLASGPVSSNENGEQRGLYRQHCAHCHGITGDGAGPTAAFLTPYPRDYRKGVYKFKANELAQKPSNDDLHRTLREGINGTAMPSFLLLPEQERDALIEYVKYLSMRGEMEILLASQVFDDDSIELTRDFLVTEGLSPLAENWADDKTGPIQIPPKPEITDHVAWAKAGAELFKGPKAQCAKCHGPNGLGDGSEELLFDEWNKEKKQTVLPKEIATLEHDLRNFQPPPGMKPADEAAAREALRKQIDGKRELLKISHETYLLPEQQIQPRNLRQGLYRFGRNMTDTYRRVHAGIAGTPMPAGGKSLTPTEIWQLVDYVRLLPYDQRLTSAAASPTAGRAHN, from the coding sequence ATGGTGAGCATTTCTTTGATCCAAAACCGTTCGACCCGTTGGCTCGGCACTGCGTGCGTGGCGCTGGTGTCGGTCGCCCTGGTGGCCGGCTGTACTAAGCCGCTGCCAGTCAGCTTCCGATTGGACAAGCAAGGTCGCGATCCCAAGCTGTTCGATCCCAAGGCCGAAGGCAATCAAGTCGCCGCCGAAAAGAAGATTTCGACGGCCCTCTACGCCTTGTTCGGCACGCCGGACGATCCTTGGGTATTCGCCGAAAGCGGCTTGGACATTTACAAGATTCGGCTCGCGTCGGGGCCGGTGTCGAGTAACGAAAACGGTGAACAGCGCGGGTTGTATCGTCAGCACTGTGCCCACTGTCACGGCATCACCGGCGACGGCGCTGGTCCGACGGCGGCGTTCCTCACGCCTTACCCTCGCGATTACCGCAAGGGTGTCTACAAATTCAAGGCCAACGAATTGGCGCAGAAGCCGTCGAATGACGACCTGCACCGGACTCTGCGTGAAGGGATCAACGGCACCGCCATGCCGTCGTTCCTGTTGCTGCCCGAGCAAGAACGCGACGCGCTGATCGAATACGTGAAGTATCTGAGCATGCGTGGCGAGATGGAGATTCTGCTCGCGTCGCAGGTCTTTGACGACGACTCGATTGAGTTGACACGTGACTTCCTCGTCACCGAGGGATTGTCGCCACTGGCCGAGAACTGGGCCGACGATAAGACCGGCCCGATCCAGATTCCCCCCAAGCCGGAAATCACCGACCACGTGGCCTGGGCCAAGGCGGGCGCCGAGTTGTTCAAGGGGCCCAAGGCCCAATGTGCCAAGTGCCACGGGCCGAATGGTCTGGGTGATGGCAGTGAAGAATTGCTGTTCGACGAGTGGAACAAGGAAAAGAAGCAAACGGTCCTCCCCAAGGAAATCGCCACACTCGAACACGACCTGCGGAACTTCCAGCCCCCGCCAGGGATGAAGCCCGCGGACGAGGCGGCGGCTCGCGAGGCGCTGCGCAAGCAGATCGATGGCAAGCGCGAGCTGTTGAAGATTTCGCACGAAACTTACTTGCTCCCCGAGCAGCAGATTCAACCACGCAACTTGCGGCAAGGGCTGTATCGCTTTGGCCGCAACATGACGGACACCTATCGGCGGGTTCACGCTGGCATTGCCGGCACCCCGATGCCCGCCGGTGGCAAGTCGTTGACGCCGACCGAAATTTGGCAGTTGGTCGATTACGTGCGGCTGCTTCCTTATGACCAGCGTTTGACGTCGGCTGCGGCGAGCCCGACCGCCGGACGGGCACACAACTAA
- a CDS encoding cbb3-type cytochrome c oxidase subunit I — protein sequence MSDAAVSTHGHDHAQQGSLGHFVRTYVFSLDHKVIGIQFLFSTLLWLIVGGLLALGVRWQLAWPWSNMPGVGPTVFPAEGGQISPEFYTMLVTMHASVMIFFVIIPILAGAFGNFLIPLMIGADDMAFPTLNMLSYWFMWPAFIVMICSFFTAGGAAAAGWTGYPPLSGHPAAAPGSAMGQTFWLIGLIFVGISSMMGSVNYMTTIIQMRAPGMTMFRLPMTIWGMFITAVLQAFALPVLTAALFMQLLDRVAMTGFFLPEGLIVNNAPPVSGGGQVLLWQHLFWFYSHPAVYIMILPAMGMVSDIISCFARKPLFGYKPMVYSISGIAGLGFIVWGHHMFMSGMNPALGMTFMVSTMMIALPSAIKTFNWLGTLWGGRIQFTTPMLFSLAFVSMFIIGGLSGIFMAATPVDVHIHDTYFIVGHIHYVLFAGTAMAVFGAIYFWFPKMFGRTMNETLGKVHFFLTFIFLNGTFYPMHILGAGGFPRRYADPYHFELFAHMKGLNQFMSICAIAMGLTQLIFFGNFIVSMFFGPKCGRNPWHANSLEWFAPSPPGHGNFDAQPIVYRAPYEYGSPLTDKDYYPQWEPPKNPEAEGESHGH from the coding sequence ATGAGCGACGCAGCGGTTAGCACCCACGGTCACGATCACGCCCAGCAAGGTTCGTTGGGTCACTTCGTGCGGACGTATGTTTTCTCGCTCGATCACAAGGTGATCGGCATCCAGTTCCTGTTCTCGACGCTGCTCTGGTTGATCGTCGGCGGGTTGCTGGCCCTGGGCGTGCGCTGGCAGTTGGCCTGGCCCTGGTCGAACATGCCGGGCGTCGGCCCGACGGTGTTCCCCGCCGAAGGGGGCCAGATTTCGCCCGAGTTCTACACCATGCTCGTCACCATGCACGCCTCGGTGATGATTTTCTTCGTGATCATTCCGATTTTGGCCGGCGCGTTCGGCAACTTCTTGATCCCGTTGATGATCGGCGCCGACGACATGGCGTTTCCGACACTCAACATGCTGAGCTACTGGTTCATGTGGCCGGCCTTCATCGTCATGATTTGCAGCTTTTTCACCGCCGGCGGCGCGGCAGCGGCCGGCTGGACCGGCTATCCGCCCTTATCGGGACACCCCGCGGCGGCGCCGGGTAGCGCCATGGGACAAACCTTCTGGCTGATCGGCCTGATCTTCGTCGGCATCTCGTCGATGATGGGTTCGGTCAACTACATGACCACGATCATCCAGATGCGCGCGCCGGGCATGACCATGTTCCGGCTGCCGATGACCATCTGGGGCATGTTCATCACCGCCGTGCTCCAGGCCTTTGCCTTGCCCGTGTTGACCGCGGCATTGTTCATGCAGTTGCTCGATCGCGTGGCGATGACCGGGTTCTTCCTGCCCGAAGGTCTGATCGTCAACAACGCGCCGCCGGTTAGCGGTGGTGGTCAGGTTCTGCTGTGGCAGCACTTGTTCTGGTTCTACAGCCACCCGGCCGTGTACATCATGATTCTGCCGGCGATGGGCATGGTCTCGGACATTATTAGCTGCTTTGCTCGCAAGCCGTTGTTTGGCTACAAGCCGATGGTCTACTCGATCTCGGGCATCGCCGGGCTGGGTTTCATCGTCTGGGGACATCACATGTTCATGTCGGGCATGAACCCGGCCTTGGGCATGACGTTCATGGTGTCGACGATGATGATCGCGCTGCCCAGCGCCATTAAGACCTTCAACTGGCTGGGTACCTTGTGGGGTGGCCGCATTCAGTTCACCACGCCGATGCTGTTCTCGTTGGCGTTTGTGTCGATGTTCATCATCGGCGGCCTGTCGGGCATTTTCATGGCCGCCACGCCCGTCGACGTGCATATTCACGACACCTACTTCATCGTCGGGCACATTCACTATGTGTTGTTCGCCGGCACGGCGATGGCGGTGTTTGGGGCCATCTATTTCTGGTTCCCCAAGATGTTCGGCCGGACGATGAACGAGACGTTGGGGAAGGTGCATTTCTTCCTGACGTTCATCTTCCTGAACGGCACGTTCTATCCGATGCACATCCTGGGGGCGGGCGGCTTCCCGCGCCGCTATGCCGACCCGTACCACTTTGAACTGTTCGCCCACATGAAGGGGTTGAACCAGTTTATGTCGATCTGCGCCATCGCCATGGGGCTGACGCAATTGATTTTCTTCGGCAACTTCATCGTCAGCATGTTCTTCGGGCCCAAGTGCGGCCGGAACCCCTGGCACGCCAACTCGCTCGAATGGTTCGCGCCCAGCCCGCCGGGGCACGGCAACTTCGACGCCCAACCCATCGTGTACCGCGCCCCGTACGAGTACGGCTCGCCGCTCACCGACAAGGATTACTACCCGCAGTGGGAACCGCCCAAGAATCCCGAGGCTGAAGGGGAATCGCACGGTCACTGA
- the cyoE gene encoding protoheme IX farnesyltransferase, translating to MSNASSLLESSAIEAGMLDSREMLAGHSPAVDARYPWSLRVRDYVELCKPRIAILELFTVLVAGFLARWNAPDLTLLVHALIGTALVASSASAANHWLERDLDRRMRRTVDRPLAAGRLSSAEGLFFVALTGLSGVGYLWLMVRPTTALLGLITWLLYVVVYTPMKVRSTLNTAVGAVAGAMPILMGWSAVDGHWNLAAFGLFGVVLLWQFPHFMAIAWLYREDYAAAGMKMLPVVDRTGRAAGLQAVCAALLLVPVSLLPAVTHLAGLHYVVWALVLGLAQLACAVTFLVRPDERSARWLLRASLVYLPSLLLMLILGPFGTL from the coding sequence ATGAGCAATGCCTCCTCGCTGCTCGAATCGAGCGCCATCGAAGCTGGCATGTTGGACTCTCGCGAAATGCTCGCCGGCCACAGTCCCGCGGTCGACGCGCGGTATCCTTGGTCGCTCCGCGTGCGCGATTACGTCGAACTGTGCAAGCCGCGGATCGCGATCCTGGAACTGTTCACGGTGCTGGTGGCGGGCTTCCTGGCGCGCTGGAACGCGCCGGACTTGACGCTGCTGGTGCATGCCCTGATCGGGACGGCCCTGGTGGCCAGTAGCGCCAGCGCCGCCAATCACTGGCTTGAACGCGATTTGGACCGCCGCATGCGGCGCACGGTCGATCGACCGCTGGCGGCGGGGCGGTTGTCGAGTGCCGAGGGATTGTTCTTCGTCGCGCTCACGGGCCTGTCGGGCGTTGGTTACCTGTGGCTGATGGTGCGGCCGACGACGGCGCTTCTTGGCCTGATCACGTGGCTGCTGTATGTCGTTGTCTATACGCCGATGAAAGTGCGGTCGACGTTGAATACCGCGGTCGGTGCGGTCGCCGGCGCGATGCCGATCCTGATGGGTTGGTCGGCCGTTGATGGACATTGGAACCTGGCCGCGTTTGGCTTGTTCGGCGTGGTGTTGCTCTGGCAGTTTCCACACTTCATGGCGATTGCCTGGCTGTATCGCGAGGACTACGCCGCGGCGGGGATGAAGATGTTGCCGGTGGTTGACCGCACCGGGCGCGCCGCCGGCTTGCAGGCCGTCTGTGCCGCGCTCTTGTTGGTGCCGGTTAGCTTGTTGCCGGCGGTGACGCATCTGGCCGGGCTGCACTACGTGGTCTGGGCGCTGGTGCTCGGGCTGGCGCAGTTGGCCTGTGCCGTGACGTTTTTGGTCCGGCCCGACGAGCGGTCGGCGCGCTGGCTGTTGCGGGCCTCGCTGGTTTACCTGCCGTCGCTGTTGTTGATGTTGATTCTGGGTCCGTTTGGCACTCTGTAA
- the coxB gene encoding cytochrome c oxidase subunit II, with amino-acid sequence MGRYWSLLFLLVPVLGVGSFVWGASGAMWLPVDISEHGWQIDHLWNFILILTGLVFIVTEGALVWFLWKYDASSNPEPVKFTHGSHNLEVVWTILPAATLLFIAIYQMNAWADVKMRRPNVPATLEVMARQFEWRFRYPGPDNKFDTPDDIYAVNEFHLPVDEDVVVNLKSMDVLHDFFLPNLRVKQDAVPGMMIPVWFRAKQTGEYDLVCAELCGWGHYKMKGRLKVESRDKYNAWLENISRQQTATK; translated from the coding sequence GTGGGACGTTATTGGAGCTTGCTGTTCTTGCTGGTGCCGGTGCTCGGCGTGGGCTCATTTGTCTGGGGAGCCAGCGGCGCCATGTGGCTGCCGGTCGATATCTCGGAGCACGGCTGGCAGATTGACCACCTGTGGAACTTCATTCTGATTCTCACCGGCCTGGTGTTCATTGTCACCGAGGGCGCGCTGGTTTGGTTCTTGTGGAAGTACGATGCCAGCAGCAACCCCGAGCCGGTCAAGTTCACCCACGGCAGCCACAACCTGGAAGTCGTCTGGACGATTCTGCCGGCGGCGACGTTGCTGTTCATTGCCATTTACCAGATGAACGCCTGGGCCGACGTGAAGATGCGCCGGCCGAATGTGCCCGCCACCTTGGAAGTGATGGCCCGGCAGTTCGAGTGGCGGTTCCGCTACCCCGGCCCGGACAACAAGTTCGACACGCCCGACGACATCTACGCGGTCAACGAGTTCCACTTGCCGGTCGACGAGGATGTGGTTGTGAACCTGAAGAGCATGGACGTGCTGCACGACTTCTTCCTGCCCAACTTGCGCGTCAAGCAGGACGCCGTGCCGGGCATGATGATTCCGGTCTGGTTCCGGGCCAAGCAAACGGGCGAGTACGACCTGGTCTGCGCCGAGTTGTGCGGCTGGGGCCACTACAAGATGAAGGGGCGGCTCAAAGTCGAGTCGCGCGACAAGTACAACGCCTGGCTCGAGAACATCAGCCGGCAGCAGACGGCGACGAAGTAA
- a CDS encoding COX15/CtaA family protein has translation MPSVVPQTDSPWLHRLSVALVCATFPLIWVGAMVTTHEAGMAVPDWPTTYGYNPLRYPWVTWLTGPFDLFIEHGHRLLVTPVGLMTIALAWLAWRRDRRNWVHWFSLALLGVVCVQAVIGGMRVTLDARTLARLHACVGPLYFALAAAMAAFTSKYWRSEAQPVINHAGGKLHRLASLTALLAYLQIIVGAHLRHLSLGFTPSQFEVIVWFHLLLALALTAHIVLAFVCVRRSFAGERLLARPAAALVALLLVQLVLGCATWVTNFGWPTWMHWLSLAEDYVIAQEGLLQATVTTAHVAVGSLILATSGVLALRSFRLVRGDAPHIELRSLKLGVAL, from the coding sequence ATGCCCTCCGTCGTCCCGCAAACCGATTCGCCTTGGCTTCACCGCTTGAGTGTGGCCCTGGTTTGCGCTACGTTCCCGCTGATTTGGGTGGGGGCGATGGTCACCACGCACGAAGCGGGCATGGCGGTTCCCGACTGGCCCACGACCTATGGGTACAACCCGCTGCGGTATCCTTGGGTCACTTGGCTGACCGGGCCGTTCGATCTGTTCATCGAGCACGGCCATCGCTTGTTGGTCACGCCGGTTGGGTTGATGACGATTGCGCTTGCTTGGCTAGCCTGGCGTCGCGATCGTCGCAATTGGGTCCATTGGTTTTCGCTGGCGCTGTTGGGCGTCGTGTGCGTGCAGGCCGTGATTGGCGGCATGCGCGTGACGCTCGACGCCCGGACGCTGGCTCGCCTGCATGCCTGCGTTGGGCCGTTGTACTTTGCCCTGGCGGCGGCGATGGCGGCCTTCACCTCCAAGTATTGGCGGAGTGAGGCGCAACCGGTGATAAATCACGCCGGTGGCAAACTCCATCGACTGGCGTCGTTGACCGCCCTGCTTGCTTATCTGCAGATTATTGTCGGCGCCCACCTGCGGCATTTGTCGTTGGGCTTCACTCCCAGCCAGTTTGAAGTCATTGTCTGGTTCCATTTGCTGCTGGCCTTGGCCCTGACGGCGCACATCGTATTGGCCTTTGTCTGCGTGCGGCGCAGCTTTGCCGGCGAGCGGTTGCTGGCGCGACCGGCCGCGGCGCTGGTTGCCTTGTTGCTGGTGCAATTGGTGCTGGGGTGTGCGACCTGGGTGACCAATTTCGGTTGGCCCACCTGGATGCATTGGCTGAGCCTGGCCGAGGATTACGTGATTGCCCAGGAAGGGTTGCTGCAAGCCACCGTCACCACGGCCCACGTGGCCGTCGGCTCGTTGATTCTGGCCACCTCGGGCGTGTTGGCGCTCCGTTCGTTCCGCCTGGTGCGTGGCGATGCGCCGCACATTGAACTGCGCTCGCTCAAACTGGGGGTGGCGCTATGA